The genomic DNA AAGCGGCATTTTAGCGATTGCCAGCCACTGGTTTTCGTCCCTGAAGGAAGTAATAATGATAAGGATGCCCCCGCTGCTGCAGCTTCCAGTTGCAGAATATGCCTTCAACCAATCACAGGATCATCATACAACTGCCCTCAATGTGGTTTCGGTGCACACCAGTCATGTATCGACCTGCCCCAGTACACAAGATTTCCTCTCCACATTCACCCACTCGGGCTCTACGTGCTGTCCTATTCCAATGACTCCGAAGAAGACATCAACTGTATTGTTTGCAATAGTGCCAAAAGCGGACCAATCTACAGATGCTGGCAGTGCTACGGGGTCTTTGTCCACCACAAATGCGCCCAGTTATCCCATGAGCTGAAGCATCCATGCCATGAGCATCCCCTGAAGCTAGATGCCTACGACTTGTTCCCCTCAAGAAACCAATTCACATGCCGTGCTTGTGGTCACAAAGGAGGCAAAATCTCTTATGGTTGTTCGGCCTGTAAACTCAAGCTCCATTTGACTTGTGCATTGGACTTGCCACACGAGGTTGAGTATAAATGCGCCCAGCGCCATCCCCTTGTTCTTGCCtctcctcctaaagataataaatatgATGAGTATTACTGTGATGTCTGTGAGGAAGAGAGGCACGGGGACTACTGGATTTATTACTGTGCCAGCTGCGAGTTTCATGCTCACCTGAACTGTGTGAATCCCGAGATTCAGGCTTACGACATGGCAAAGGCTGATAACTCCCCTTATAGTACATCTGATGGAGAGTTCGAGCATAGgtctgatgatgatgatgataagcATTGGTCTGATCATGATCTTGATGAACATGATGATGATTATTTGCTGcagaatgatgatgatgatagtgaataaaaataacaaaagggGTGGCTTTGAGAAGCATGAAGTGACTACCGAATCCTGAAGGATTTCCTTCGAGTTCAAGCCAGCACAATCTTCGTACAGTAACTCGCAATTTATACAAATTCTTTTACCAGAATCAAAGATACAGAGCTACCATTCACCCCTGTTCTGTGACCAATCTCCtatatttgtattttcaaGCACgtttaattttctttgtttccGTACTTCATATTGTTTTGTCTGAACTAGAAACTCGTCCGTATTTTAATGATCATTTGATGCGCACTCATACTCGTTTACTTCTTTAACAATATGAGGAATTAAATCAGGCCACTGTGAGCATTACATTCTCATTAAAGGCCAGCTTTGCAGCTATCTTATTGATGGTAGGATCAACGTTCTCATGTGAATAGTAATCAACCAAGAATTTGATCATACTAGACAATTTCTTCAATCTGCATCAGCATATGATATCGACAAATATGATAGCATGGACAAACTGATGTCTTCAATATCTGAGGAAGACCTGCTGTTCACTGAAGCTGCTTTATCTAGACAGGCTTTAAGATTGTGGCCTATGGGCTATGGCCCTTTCTTCCTTGTGAGTGTAAACGCGATGTCCTCTCAAGCATGCCAGAATTGAAGTGCACAGCTCATTCGAGCATCATAATTGCAGAGTAGATTGTCTGTTGCGCTTTGCCAATTTGCAGGAGAATGAAATCGAACGTGTGAGTTGTGACGCGTTCatcctaaaagaaaaacaccgGATTAAGAAAAGAGTCATGCGGAGCATGTTGTTCACATTGTAGAGAGGACAAAGCTGCAGCCTGTAGGACTAAGACTAATTCCTACTCATTGAATAATGTTAAATATTACAAGGTTTTTTAAGTATTTGTATCAGGCAGCCTGCTGATATGCGCAGCACCAGGGACAAGCTAGGTGAGGGTGAAGAGAGGAGAAGAGATCATGGAGAGTTTTATATCGCAGTTCTGGAAGGTGCTGGCCGAGAAAGATTGGGACTTGGTAGACTCACTTGACACGCGACTCTTGAAGCATGGCCGAAGAAAGCGCCTACAGCTGTCACTTGTCGACGGTGGACCCCTCATAATAGCCACCAGGGGCCTTCCTTGCACCGGGAAGAGCGAGCGCGCCTCCACCATAGCCAATGCCCTCCGGTGCACCCACCTCAACCTCGATGACATCTTAACTGCCACTGACAGATCGCTCTCAACGTCCCTCCCTGAATCCACAGCCAATACCGACCAGTGCCTCCTCCATGACGCCTCGTACGAGATACTTACTTTACCAGATGGCCTCCACCCAGCTGGCTCAGGGCCACGACGTCATTATCGACAGCCCTCTCTCTCACCGTGCCCACCTTGATAAGCTGCTCGATCTCGCGGACTCAACAGGTACACCACTTATTGCCATTGAGTGCAGACTGGCCATAAAGGCTTCGTGGATCCGGCGGCTCAGGGcacggagagagagagatgcttTGCCATCCTCACCGTATGCTATGAAGGACTTAAAGAACAGGAGCTGCGATTATGATATAAATGACGTCCCCAAGCTCATCATCAACAGTCAGAATGGACTTGCCGAAGAGGATATGGATGAGGTCGTACTCCAATTCATCTTGCTCCAGAAGCGCAACCTGAGACCTAACTGCAGGCCTAAGTGGCCTTTAGGCAATATATTGCAAAGAGAGGCGAAACATGGAGGAGAAACGGAGGCAAGGCGACCCTTCAGCCACTACCATCCTTTGGCTTTTGACTCTAAAAGAAGCAAGGACAGCTGCAGGATTTGCCTTCTACCCATCTAGGAATCATCATCATATTGCTGCTCTCAATGCGACTTCTCGACACATAAGTCGTGCGTTGAGCTGCCCCAGAATATAAAATTTCCATTCCACCTTCACCTGCTCGCCCTCTCTGTGCTGTCCTATGCGACTGAAAATGTTACCTGTATCATTTGTAATGGTACGGGCGATCCAGGACCCATCTACAGATGTTGGCTGTGCGATGACTTGTACGTCTACCATGAATGTGCCAAAGTGCCTCATGAGGTACGGCACCACTGCCACAAACACTCCCTGAAGCTCCAAACCTACAAATCTTCCCAGAACCGGAACCAATTCATGTGCCGTGCTTGCGGTATCAATGGTGATGATATCTCATATGGTTGTGCAGAGTGTAAACTGAAGCTTCACAGGTTTTGTACTTTTCATTTACCTACCCATGTCGAGTATCGATGTCCTCAGCGCCACCCCCTTGTCCTCACTCCTCCTACTAAAAGTCGTTTGGTGGAATATTATTGCGACATCTGCGAGGAAGAGAGGCACCCTGAATACTGGATTTATTATTGTGAAAGCTGCGAGTATCACGCCCACATATGGACCAAAATTCATCCAGCAAAAAACTACGATTGTTTTCATTATGAGGAGGATTATGTGGGTGAAGATGATGTCATCCCAGGAGACGTATTCATTATGATGTTTGGAGATAAAATGGGGATTTCATGTTGAGAGTAAATCGATGTTGAGAGCTTATTATAAGGCGCGGCAACAGCACTAGGATGTTGTGAGTATGTCATATGAGTTTGAGAGGAAGTTTGAGGGTTCAGGTTTGCTATTTTGATTTAGGCTTTCATGCCTTGAGCTAACTCCTCTCTTTTATACTTTCTATTATTATTGCTCAATAAGAAGTTAATGCCGACCCTTCTTTGCCTGTGAACATTGTTTTTACCACATATATCTTCTGTgcaattttttctcttttccgcTAATCTTCATTGTTTCTTGAGACAATTCCCGACAGTACTTGCAGCTACATCCAGACTTCGTGGAATTTTACATATGTCCACATTATTGGTAGGTAGGGAAGGTGACTAAGTCCATATTAGGTGGCCTCTATCGTTATTAAATCAACGAACGAATATAGGTTATGCTCACCCATGCATGTGTGAATGATCGTCAAACAACCATAGCTTATGTTTTCTGTTAATTTTAAGGACCTAATTGACCTGGTGACAGCGTTCACATATAACGACCTGCAGATCCATCCATACAATAGATAGATGGTGATGTGAGGCTGCTCAAGGTTCAAAGACTGCCTAAACAGCTCTGATCTCTCTTTCTATATAAGCGGTAAGCTCTCACATGACATGACTAGCAGAGCCGAGGGAGGTGACAATATGCAGGAGGGGCGACATTGTGCACATTGGCGTGCCATAGGGCATCAAAGTAAGGAGAACTTGGTGGGGATAGTGATAGCCATAAACGGTTCCCCCTGCTCCGCCAAAAGCTTGCTTGCGCATGCAATATCTGTCTCTCTCCGCTGCACCCTCATCGACCTTGAGGCAGCGCGGTCCCGCGCTTCCTCCACCCTGCAGCCCCTGATGATCGCCAGTGGTTCCAATCCCGAAGCTGCTGCTAAGCTGCTCGATGACCTTTCCTTTAATGTCCTGTGGCACGTTGCTGAGACCCAGCTCCATTGCCGCCACAGCATCATCATAGATTCTCCCAGATTGAGCAGGTCCATCTCGAGAGCCTGGTGGCCCTGGCAAACACCAATTCATTGCAGATCATTCCCATGGTAATCGAGTCTCGACCCGATGACAACTCCTGGTGGCGGCACTTAGAGCAAAAGTATTCAGGCAAAAGCTCTAAACCAGAAGATACTATTAAACCGACTGTAGAAGAAAACCGAGACGACGACTCTAATGTAGGAGATGTCAAAAGACTAACGGTCGACACAACAGCACCCATTTTTATTCAACGCAGTAAGGTGGAGAAGTTTATCGTCTTGCCTCAACATAAAGCTGCACAGTAACGTGCCAATTGAGCAACTGTCCCGCAACTGCAAGCATTGCCGGATGGCCTATGTACAGCAGGTGGTGACATCCCACCTTCCGGCCCAAGTGAATTACGCCTGCCACGAGCATGAGCTGCACCTCGAAACTTCCCATGAACTGTATGCAAACGATAAAACGGGTACATTCCTGTGCTATGTTTGTGCTGGTTACTGCGATTATGTGTACTACTGCTGCAGGAAGACCTCCTGCGATCTCATAATGCATGCCAAGTGTGCTCTCAACTTACCTCTCACCATCAACCACGAGTGCCACCAACATCCTCTAGGCCTGGCACCACGTTATTCGGCTTCTCTGAGAGTCTATGCGGACGATGACTACTGGTGCGATGTGTGCGAAAAGCAGAGAGATCCACGTTTCTGGATCTTCTACTGCGCAGAAAGCGAGTACCCCGCTCACTTCCAATGTGCGATTCCCGAATTTTTCTGGTCTTGCGACTTGGTTATATATGATTACCCATATTAATATTGTAATGTTTGAAATCATGCTTGCTTTTCTAATAAATCTATTTTTTTCCCAGTTCCCCTTGAGAATGTAGACTACGACTACGTAATTGTATCTCTTCCTGATAGTTGAGACATGTCAATGTTTGAGAactatttcataataaaagagGACTCGGGGATCTAtttgcaaaaaaagaaagttacCTCATCAGCTTTTCCTTCTTCCCCGCGGCCTTTACATATAAACTGGAGGCGGCGCCCTAACGACGGCGCACGGAGGGTTTTGCGAGCTCTGCCGCCgcagagggagagagagaagacggAGGAGGGAGGACGGAGAACTTGAAGCGGCGAAGTCATTCAAACGTGTGGATACAGCAAGGAGTCCTGAGGGGATCGTGATGTTTCCCAAATTTCTCAAGATAGTTTTCAATCTGAATTGAATCGACGTCGCTGCTCGTTCTCGTTCCTCTTCAATCTCTCGATCCCTCTTCCTCTCCTGTCTCTTCGATCTTTGGCTGGTGAGTTGCTCTCTGTTCCCTCTGGGGCCTTGTGATGGTGTATGGATTACGAATCTGAAGGCTCAGTTGCCACTCTGCCCGAGGGCTCTCTCCCGCCCTGTTAGGAGTATGCTGTTCCTGCCTTTGAAATTTCGATTCCCTGACAATTTATTGCTGAAAGCAACTAGAATTGGGAAAAAGGCAAAGTTTTTTTAGCGTTAGTGTTATCAGATTTCTTGCCCGACTTCCGAGACTTGAGTAAAGTTTCTGTAATTCTCGtacaaatttcatatttttctccGTGTAAAAGGAAACTCCTTTCAACCCCCGAGAGTTGTTTCCATGTCAGATACTTCAAAAAaggtccttttttttattatcttgcTGTCCGACAAGAAAAGATTTATGAAACTTTAGTTGCGTATGTTTCTTTGTTCTGGGATGAGATACTGCCTGTTGTAATGGATGGACAGATGTTCGACTGTTGCCAGCAGTCGACGGGAAAGGGAAATGAATGGGGatagaaaatttgaattgagaaataaGTGGACAACGAGGGTTCAGTTGAGTAGTTTGTGATCTGTACTGCTTGCTATCCTCTCCAAATACGTCTGGCTTGTTATTATGCCCGAATACCTCCGGCTTGCTCTGTTCCTTCAGGCATGATAATGGTGCAGTTCATATTTGAGGCCCTTGTTACTCTGCTTCAGTTCTGAGTTCTTGCTATTCCGAAGTTCTGGAAAATTTCTTATGACAAAGCTTTGAAAAAGACAAAGGATTAGAAATTTTTCCTACCCATGTCGGCATGCTTCTTACCGGATTTGTTGCTCATAGTTCTTGATAATATGTCGTCGATTCTATATATTCCAGCCGATAAAACGACTTCTCATTGCAATCAGAGAAATTCTTTCGATGGATTTGGTTTGcatatttttggaaaaattgccccactcatttttctttcactGCATATGTTTGTTTAGAATCAAATTGGTGCTTTTTGGTGTGGGGAGTGAGTTCCTCCAGATTTTGATCATTTCTTGGAAAACTATTCCTCCTTCAATGTCCTGTTTCAGagatatggaaaaaaaaattagataagCAAGGATACCAATAAGCCTCCCCTCCTTTGAGTTTAGATGTTGCAATGCAGTTTTTCAGTTTCTTGTTTTCTAAATATGCCTCTAGCATCCAATTGGTGCCTTTTCATGAGATTCACTTGAAGAGTTTCTCTTGAAACAATTAACTTGTTAGCAGCTCCCTATCGTGCACCCTTTACAATGGTGCATTAGCAAGTTGGTCCATTCCGTGGAGTATAAGTTCTTAAAAGATCATTGCAGAACCATATCTTACTGGGAGTTCTGATGTTTCAAAAGCAGGAATGCTGCTACAGTGCTTTCCAACGCAGAAGAATTGTTCATTATCTTGATTAAATGTGATGGTCTTTGAGTTGATGGTTTCTCCAGTGGCAATATGGTCATATAAAGGAGCCCGCTTATTGATTCCTGAGACCATGTCTGGTAAGAAGAAAGGAATACAGAACCATATGGAATCACAGCACTGTGAAATCATGCAGTTCCGCATCGTGATCCTAGATCCTTCTCTGCTTCTTCTGATTACTTGAATCGTACCGGGCATGATATATGTACAAGACAAGAAGACAGATCCAACCTCATGGCTTGTATATTGAGTCTCTTCATATCTCCCTTTGTTTACTGATAGATGTTGCATTGCAGTACCTACCTCATGCTGATGTGTTCGAGATGGCAAAGATCCTACCTCATGACTTGTATCACGAGTCTCTTATCTCCTTTTGTTTACTGATAGATATTTGAGGGCCTTGCTTAGTCTGCTTCAGTTCTGATTTCTTGCTATTCTGAAGTACAGAAAATTTGTTATTACAGAGCTTTGAAAAGACAAggattgaaaattttcctGTTCATGTTTTGCGTATGAATCACGGTATTTCTGAGGAGTGCTTCTTACTGGATTTGTCACTTCATATTTCTTGATGGTCTTTTGTCGAGCTTGTGTATTCTAGCAGATCCGTGCGGCTTCTCTTTACCATCAGAGAATTCTTTATATGGATTGGATTGCatgatttttgaataattGTCCCACTCATGTTACATTCCCCACATTTGTTCGTTTTGAATCAAATTGGTGCTTTGTAGGTATCGGGAGTCCCTTTCCTCCAGATAATGATCAATTcttttaaaaacaaatttcCTCGGATGCCCTGTTACATAGGGCATGAcaatatttgtaaattttcGCAGGGGCCTCTCCCCTCCTCTGGCAGAGTCTCATATGTATTGGTGGAAGTATTTCTGTTGAAAAAAACTAAGTAGTAACCCTGCAGTCTTCACCATTGTGCATAGTCAAGTCAGCCCATGCAGTGAAGATCTCAAGAGATCATCCCAGGACTTTCCCTCGTCAGAAGGATGCTTCAAAGCAGAAATGCTGCTATATTGCTTTCCGATGCAGAACAATTGTTCACCATCTTGATTAAATCTTCAAAGCGGAAGGATGTGTGTGACGTTGTTAAGTTTACGCATCTTAAGGTATCAGTTTATAGTTGAAGGGGTGCTGCTGATGGTCTTTGTGTTGATACTTACTTTGGTGGCAATGTGGTCAGGTAAACGAGGCCAAGTTATTGTTTCTTAAGGCCATATACGGTAAGAAAGGAAGACAATCGTGTGGAGTCACAGGGCATTATTAGATCAACCAGTTCATATCGCGACCCCGGTCTGCTTATGACGATGACTTGAGTCGTATCAGGCAGGAGATATATTTGAGAAGACACCTCACAACTTGTATCGCGAGTCTCTTACCTCCCTTTGTTTACTGATAGATGTTGCAGCTGGTTCCTGTACATTCTGCGTATGAAAAGGAATAGAGGATTGTTTCCCACTTGCTCATGTATCTTGCAGTCCATCTTTACGTTGGCCGTGGAATCATACACAACGCATTTCTACAGGGTCCATTGAAGACCACTTCTTTGAGAGAGGAGATTATAAGGCAGAAAGCGATGTGAAACATCTGGCACGTGCCGACTGTCGGATTAATTCTGACCAAATCGCAAGACCGATCCACCAACAAAACTCAATCCGACGGCTAAGAATTTTTATCGACCGAAACTCAATCCGATGGCTAAGAATTTTTATCGACCATTACGCGATGCCTCTATTCCAAGTGGCATCTTGTTTGCATCTGAAGTTTCTTCCAACTCCAAAGACTTGACTGACTCTCGTTGGTGGCCCGCACGGTCAAGTAAACGACCTTGGACTTTGTCTTTAACATTTTCGGTTATTGCTATTTATTATACGACAGATTTAAATTCCTTTTTTGCATTGTTTTCCCCTACTTGTTTGACTTggaaatctctctctctctgtctttctCTGGAAGCTTTCCTTTttccatggcaatttggaCCACATGGAATGGAAAAATTCCTGGCCCAGTTTGCAGCACAAATTCTTTCCACACTTTCTAGAACAATTCGACATATTCACGTTCAGCTTTAGAAGCCTCCTATGCAGGAAAGACATTAATACCTCCCTCAAACAAATACAGTACGAGAATCCATGCCCGTCGTATCCGTGGAATAATTTGAAgtgatttcataattttacaGGGCATATAACATACCCATGTCACCCATCTAAATGCGTCATCTACGCCGAACCAAACGGTGGTCATGGTTTAGATGAAGAATAATTCAGATCCCAAAAATATAGAGAGCCTATAATTGTGTCTGGAACAAGTCAAAGTATCAGCGCTGTTAAAGTTGACTTACTCACTTACTTTTTATGCATCTGGTTCACTATTTTCCCCGACATGACTGAACCTGAACATATGATTCAGACATCAATTTTTACTCGTTCAACAAGTTGGACTCACCATGTAAATGTCAACATCATCACCGATCACCCGAAGAGATGCAGGGGATATGATGACTCTCTTTGCATGACCTGTAAaatgtcaatatatatatatcataaacccatattattattaatatattcgACTTTTGACCAAAGCTCCGCTGATCCATCATCACCCACACCCCCCGTCTTCCAACTCGCAGGTCTGTGTATATATAACACGAAAATCATATGAAGTTTTGTATACTTCGGGAAGACACCAGCTTGAGTTAGAGAGAGATCAAAAATGGAGAGAGGTCGAAGTAGCTTGGACGTTAGTAACAAGAAGGACGAGGAACTAGAAGTTGTACTCCCCGGGTTTAGGTTCTATCCGACGGATGAAGAGCTCCTAGGGTTTTATTTACGTAGGAAGGTCGAGGGCAAGCTCCTCCGAGTAGATCAGCTTATCAAGCATATCGACATCTATAAATACAATCCATGGGATCTTCCAAGTAAGCTTTCCGGCCCCTTAATTAAGTCATGCTATACAACATACTCTTCATGATTTCAtactatattttctttatatatatgtaagttGTATGTGATTGATATCATAACTAGTTACTACGAAGAGAAGATATCAAGCAAGTTATAGCTATCGAACAAGTTTGCTATAGTATCTCTGCATAGTTTGCATGAGTTTTCAGAACTTCATTTCCGGGTATTAGGGTTGTTTTTAAAAGGTTTTTAGTGATGAAATTGTATATTgggtttttcaaatttcatgaATCCTTAACGTAATATTTCGAGCATCAAATTTCCCAGGTTTCTCATGtgcatgtatatgtatgcGCCTCTTATTGCAGATTTAATCACCACTGGATACATACGTGACCTTAATTAGGTTAGGAGAGCCATATAGTGATTTTTCTGggtaaatttcaaaaaagttATAAGAGTAAATCGAATTGAGGTTAAGACAAAACATATAAAGTTGTAACCACGTCAACTATAGATGAACCCTAATCCATCGTCTAACTAGCCTGAATTGAAAaagctaatatgatgatggTGCATCCATGAAAGGGATCAGATCTTTAGTAGTATTATTGTGTGTATAATTTATTTGCATTACATCCCATCGATATGCTATTTACCATGAACAAGAGCACATCCCGAAGATTTAGTTGAATAATATTAGCATTATGATTTCTAGTGCtactatattaattttaccatTGCATAACCTTCGTTTTAATTTGTCATGGAAAATCAGCAGTGAATGGGGGAGACAAAGAATGGTACTTCTTCTGCATGAGAGGGAGGAAGTACAAGAACAGTGTGAGACCAAATCGGGTGACGGGATCGGGATTCTGGAAAGCCACTGGCATCGACAAGCCCGTATATTCGACCAAGGAATCCCATGAATGTGTCGGACTCAAGAAGTCCCTCGTCTACTACCGCGGAACCGCCGGTAAAGGCACAAAAACTGACTGGATGATGCATGAATTCCGACTGCCACCAACCGGAAAGAGTGGCCATTTGCCCAGCAAAAGAATCATtgctgaagaagaagctgtaagacatatatagatattcaaaaattctttcacGTCTTTCTTAAACAAGTTCGTCTACCCTTTGTGTATTTACAAACTGAAAGATTTCGTGGTCTCTAAGATCATACTGATTTAAGCATAATTTCTTTCGACTTTTGTACAAGTCTAAGTATAATTTTAGGGGAAGCAAATCGGATTTGTATATCCAATGCATTAGATCATTAACGTATTTATCAATGAAAATGCACATCTCCTGGCCGAAAGTCTGAACCAGGAATATTGCTCGATTTCGATTTTGCAGGAAGTTTGGACCCTCTGCAGGATTTTCAAACGGACACCGGTGCCATCAAGAAAATACATCCCAGAAGGGAAAGACAAAAAGCCTGATGCGATCAAGGACACAATGATTATCAGCACTACAATGGATTCCAGTTCTAAATCTTGTAGCTTCGACTCCGACTATGGTGAGCATTACCTGAGCTTCGGA from Punica granatum isolate Tunisia-2019 chromosome 2, ASM765513v2, whole genome shotgun sequence includes the following:
- the LOC116194002 gene encoding uncharacterized protein LOC116194002, with product MAYVQQVVTSHLPAQVNYACHEHELHLETSHELYANDKTGTFLCYVCAGYCDYVYYCCRKTSCDLIMHAKCALNLPLTINHECHQHPLGLAPRYSASLRVYADDDYWCDVCEKQRDPRFWIFYCAESEYPAHFQFPLENVDYDYVIVSLPDS
- the LOC116197834 gene encoding transcription factor JUNGBRUNNEN 1-like isoform X1; this translates as MERGRSSLDVSNKKDEELEVVLPGFRFYPTDEELLGFYLRRKVEGKLLRVDQLIKHIDIYKYNPWDLPTVNGGDKEWYFFCMRGRKYKNSVRPNRVTGSGFWKATGIDKPVYSTKESHECVGLKKSLVYYRGTAGKGTKTDWMMHEFRLPPTGKSGHLPSKRIIAEEEAEVWTLCRIFKRTPVPSRKYIPEGKDKKPDAIKDTMIISTTMDSSSKSCSFDSDYGEHYLSFGDSVINQQKERKPMTAGGQLYCWSGNYSNSEPYKSFWDVNEDQDFFADQELDELRSVAHRAISSSQVYGYDFS
- the LOC116197834 gene encoding transcription factor JUNGBRUNNEN 1-like isoform X2, giving the protein MERGRSSLDVSNKKDEELEVVLPGFRFYPTDEELLGFYLRRKVEGKLLRVDQLIKHIDIYKYNPWDLPMNGGDKEWYFFCMRGRKYKNSVRPNRVTGSGFWKATGIDKPVYSTKESHECVGLKKSLVYYRGTAGKGTKTDWMMHEFRLPPTGKSGHLPSKRIIAEEEAEVWTLCRIFKRTPVPSRKYIPEGKDKKPDAIKDTMIISTTMDSSSKSCSFDSDYGEHYLSFGDSVINQQKERKPMTAGGQLYCWSGNYSNSEPYKSFWDVNEDQDFFADQELDELRSVAHRAISSSQVYGYDFS